Below is a window of Lebetimonas sp. JH292 DNA.
TGGTTTCTGCAATGGCAGGGGAAACTAATAAATTAATTGATTATGCCTCTTATTTTTCCAAAACGCCTCCTCAAAGAGAAATGGATTTACTGGTCAGCTCAGGAGAAAGGGTTACGAGTGCACTTCTTTCAATTGCATTGCAGTCAATGGGAATGGATGCCATTGCCCTGACAGGAAGGCAGGCCGGAATTAAAACAACAAAAGACCACACAAAAGCCAGAATTATGGATATTAATCCAGGGAAAATGCAAAAACATTTAAAAGAAGGTAAAATAGTAATTGTAGCCGGTTTTCAGGGTATAAGCGAGGAAGGTGATGTTACAACCCTGGGAAGAGGGGGAAGCGATTTAACGGCTGTGGCAATTGCAGGGGCTCTAAAAGCGGATAAATGTGAAATTTACACCGATGTGGACGGTATTTATACTACTGATCCGAGAATAGAGCCAAAAGCTAAAAAAATAAATATGATAACTTATGACGAAATGCTTGAGCTTGCAAGTTTGGGGGCTAAAGTAATGCAGTCACGTTCAGTGGAACTTGCAAAAAAATTAGGAGTCGATATAGAAGTTAAATCAAGTTTCAATCCGGAAATTAAAGGAACATTAATTACAAAGGAGACACCTGAAATGGAAAAAGTTTTGGTAAGTGGGATAGCGCTTGAT
It encodes the following:
- a CDS encoding aspartate kinase, producing MLIVQKFGGTSVGDLDRIKNVANIVKKTKNEGNDVVVVVSAMAGETNKLIDYASYFSKTPPQREMDLLVSSGERVTSALLSIALQSMGMDAIALTGRQAGIKTTKDHTKARIMDINPGKMQKHLKEGKIVIVAGFQGISEEGDVTTLGRGGSDLTAVAIAGALKADKCEIYTDVDGIYTTDPRIEPKAKKINMITYDEMLELASLGAKVMQSRSVELAKKLGVDIEVKSSFNPEIKGTLITKETPEMEKVLVSGIALDKNQARVSIFGVEDRPGISAEIFSKLADKNINVDMIIQNVGKDNKANLTFTVPETELELTKKVLEEYEQKAEAMEYDRDIAKVSIVGVGMKSHSGVAATAFKTLADENINILMISTSEIKISMIINEKYGELAVRSLHKAYNLDK